One stretch of Armatimonadota bacterium DNA includes these proteins:
- a CDS encoding site-specific DNA-methyltransferase, whose protein sequence is MRTPYIYSRGRCTARLYEGDSLSMPELRDEEIALTVTSPPYWNSIDYDRHAQDPGQWYRTRSYGHEDYESFLNWLVRAFGEVYRVTKPGGYLCVVVGTVLFQGRHYPVPQDLVSRLSRSGWEFEQDIIWHKTTAGVRRAGVFIQKPYPGYYHPNIMTEYILVFRKPGPPIYRERTESERRNARVPVTDVFTRDVANNVWHIAPVPPGTLDHPCPFPEEIPYRLIQLYSYPDEVVLDPFLGSGQVAKVALHLGRHAVGYDIVPQYVTYAYGRLSEPLRVRRKQLVVEFRAVGVFSPVGGGWSGRGEAPADAQLELRTSHAHPMDPRS, encoded by the coding sequence ATGAGGACTCCCTACATATACAGCAGAGGACGGTGCACCGCCCGCCTGTATGAGGGCGATAGCCTCTCCATGCCCGAGCTTCGGGACGAGGAAATCGCGTTGACCGTCACCTCTCCTCCTTACTGGAATTCCATTGACTACGATCGCCACGCTCAGGATCCCGGCCAGTGGTACCGAACCCGTTCCTACGGTCACGAGGACTACGAAAGTTTCTTAAATTGGCTGGTGCGTGCCTTCGGGGAGGTCTACCGTGTCACCAAACCCGGTGGTTATCTCTGTGTGGTCGTCGGTACCGTCCTTTTTCAGGGTCGGCATTACCCGGTGCCGCAGGACCTGGTGAGTCGGTTGTCCCGGAGCGGGTGGGAATTCGAGCAGGACATTATCTGGCACAAGACCACGGCGGGAGTCCGCAGGGCCGGGGTCTTCATCCAGAAACCGTATCCGGGGTATTACCACCCGAACATCATGACCGAGTACATCCTGGTTTTCAGGAAGCCCGGGCCTCCCATTTACAGGGAGAGGACGGAGTCTGAGCGACGGAATGCTCGGGTGCCGGTCACAGACGTATTCACCCGGGACGTGGCCAACAACGTTTGGCATATCGCTCCGGTCCCTCCCGGTACCCTGGACCACCCGTGTCCGTTCCCCGAGGAAATTCCTTACCGCCTGATCCAGCTCTACTCTTATCCCGATGAGGTTGTTCTGGATCCGTTTCTGGGCTCGGGTCAGGTGGCGAAGGTGGCCCTGCACCTCGGGCGTCACGCGGTGGGCTACGACATCGTTCCTCAATACGTGACCTACGCCTACGGCAGGTTATCCGAGCCGCTTCGGGTAAGGCGAAAGCAACTGGTGGTGGAGTTCCGGGCGGTTGGCGTCTTTTCCCCTGTGGGGGGAGGGTGGAGCGGACGGGGGGAGGCACCGGCTGATGCGCAGCTGGAGCTGCGGACTTCGCATGCCCATCCGATGGATCCCCGCTCCTGA
- a CDS encoding DinB family protein: MGEAQRLGAYLDEIREAVLRTVEPLREDQLNRRPPGLLNTPGILLRHLAGSERYWIHRTVGGEAFQRDREAEFSLEVPVRKDEVLEAIRRVGEHTRRILQHLPDEALEDVVEVQRGDRTDMATKRYAILHTISHYSYHLGQLRIYARLLAS, translated from the coding sequence ATGGGAGAGGCCCAGCGGCTCGGGGCGTACCTCGATGAGATCCGGGAGGCGGTGCTCAGGACCGTGGAACCCCTGAGGGAGGACCAGCTCAACCGAAGGCCTCCGGGACTGCTGAACACCCCGGGAATCCTCCTGCGGCACCTTGCGGGTTCGGAGCGGTACTGGATCCACCGGACCGTGGGCGGGGAGGCGTTCCAGCGTGACCGGGAGGCGGAGTTCTCCCTGGAGGTGCCGGTGCGCAAGGACGAGGTCCTGGAAGCGATCCGAAGGGTGGGAGAGCACACGCGGCGGATCCTCCAGCACCTCCCGGACGAGGCCCTGGAGGACGTGGTGGAGGTCCAGCGGGGAGATCGCACGGACATGGCCACGAAGCGGTACGCCATCCTCCACACGATTTCCCATTACAGCTACCACCTGGGGCAGCTGCGCATCTACGCGAGGCTCCTAGCCTCCTGA
- the gyrA gene encoding DNA gyrase subunit A: MAIDERVLPKPVEREMQEAYLDYAMSVIVSRALPDVRDGLKPVQRRILVAMHDLGLAPNRPYRKCAKICGDTSGNYHPHGEGVIYPTLVRMAQAWVMRYPLVDGQGNFGSIDDDPPAQMRYTEARLTAVAQEMLADLDKDTVDFVPNFDQSRQEPTVLPARFPNLLVNGASGIAVGMATNIPPHNLREICDALVALLEDPNRSTEDLMKIVRGPDFPTGGLILGREGIRETYTKGRGTIVMRAKAHIEELRGGRRAIVVTELPYMVNKAALISRIAELVREKKIQGIGDLRDESDREGIRVVMELRREANPQVVLNQLYKHTQMQTNFGAILLALVGGVPRLLTLRELLWHYLEHRRSVTTRRVRFELARAEERAHILEGLKVALDHLDQVIALIRASKDVPTAREGLMRTFGLTERQAEAILEMRLQRLTGLERGKVEEEYRELLKTIAYYEDVLRDPRKVDGILREEILEIKEKYGDPRRTRITAAEEATFEEEDLIPDTEVVITLTRDGFIKRVPLETYRAQRRGGRGVVGAAAREEDFVEHLLVTTNHTYLLFFTNRGKVYRLRAFDVPESGRTARGTGLMNLVNLGPAERVTAVIPVRSFEDGGYLLMVTKQGLVKKTGLLEFLGTRRAGLVAITLKPGDELVAVRLTDGRREVILGTRQGQCIRFREGGVREMGRAAGGVLGIRLRPGDEVVGAAVAGEKPEILTVTDQGFATRTRVEEYRLQARGGAGVRNVRVGPKNGQVVAIRGVGPEDELLLVSEGGQILRTSVREIRTVGRGAQGVRVMRLGPGDRVSAVAVVEPPQG, translated from the coding sequence ATGGCCATCGACGAACGAGTCCTGCCCAAGCCCGTGGAGCGCGAGATGCAGGAGGCGTACCTGGACTACGCCATGTCCGTCATCGTGTCCCGGGCGCTTCCGGACGTGCGGGACGGGCTCAAGCCCGTGCAGCGGCGGATTCTCGTGGCCATGCATGACCTGGGCCTGGCGCCGAACCGCCCTTACCGGAAGTGCGCGAAGATCTGCGGGGACACCTCCGGCAACTACCACCCCCACGGGGAGGGAGTCATCTACCCCACCCTGGTGCGCATGGCCCAGGCGTGGGTGATGCGCTACCCCCTCGTGGACGGGCAGGGGAACTTCGGGAGCATCGACGACGATCCCCCGGCTCAGATGCGCTACACGGAGGCCCGGCTCACGGCCGTGGCGCAAGAGATGCTGGCGGATCTCGACAAGGACACCGTGGACTTCGTCCCCAACTTCGACCAGAGCCGCCAGGAGCCCACGGTCCTGCCTGCCCGCTTCCCAAACCTCCTCGTGAACGGGGCGAGCGGGATCGCGGTGGGCATGGCCACCAACATCCCCCCCCACAACCTCCGGGAGATCTGCGACGCCCTCGTGGCCCTGCTCGAGGATCCCAACCGTTCCACCGAGGACCTCATGAAGATCGTCCGGGGCCCTGATTTCCCCACGGGCGGCCTGATCCTGGGCCGGGAGGGGATCCGGGAGACGTACACCAAGGGTCGGGGCACCATCGTGATGCGGGCCAAGGCCCACATCGAGGAGCTGCGGGGCGGCAGGCGGGCCATCGTGGTCACGGAGCTCCCCTACATGGTGAACAAGGCCGCCCTCATCAGCCGCATCGCGGAGCTCGTGCGGGAGAAGAAGATCCAGGGCATCGGAGACCTCCGGGACGAGTCCGACCGGGAGGGCATCCGGGTGGTCATGGAGCTTCGGCGGGAGGCGAATCCTCAGGTGGTCTTAAACCAGCTCTACAAGCATACCCAGATGCAGACGAACTTCGGAGCCATCCTCCTGGCCTTGGTGGGCGGAGTCCCCCGCCTGCTCACCCTCCGGGAGCTGCTGTGGCACTACCTGGAGCACCGGCGCAGCGTGACCACCCGCCGGGTGCGGTTTGAACTGGCCCGCGCGGAGGAGCGGGCCCACATCCTGGAGGGGTTAAAGGTGGCCCTGGACCACCTGGACCAGGTGATCGCCCTGATCCGGGCGAGCAAGGACGTCCCCACGGCCCGGGAGGGGCTCATGAGGACCTTCGGACTCACCGAGCGGCAGGCGGAGGCCATCCTGGAGATGCGGCTGCAGCGCCTCACCGGCCTGGAGCGGGGCAAGGTGGAGGAGGAGTACCGGGAGCTCCTCAAGACCATCGCGTACTACGAAGACGTGCTGCGGGATCCCCGGAAGGTGGATGGCATCCTCCGGGAGGAGATCCTGGAGATCAAGGAAAAGTACGGGGATCCGCGGCGCACGAGGATCACCGCCGCGGAGGAGGCCACCTTTGAGGAGGAGGACCTCATCCCCGACACGGAGGTGGTGATCACCCTCACCCGGGACGGCTTTATCAAGCGGGTGCCGCTCGAGACCTACCGGGCCCAGCGCCGGGGCGGCCGCGGGGTGGTGGGCGCCGCGGCCCGGGAGGAGGACTTCGTGGAGCACCTCTTGGTCACCACCAACCACACCTACCTCCTCTTCTTCACCAACCGGGGCAAGGTGTACCGGCTTCGGGCCTTTGACGTACCGGAATCGGGCCGCACCGCCCGCGGAACGGGACTCATGAACCTGGTGAACCTGGGGCCCGCGGAGCGGGTCACCGCGGTGATCCCCGTGCGGTCTTTCGAGGACGGGGGGTATCTCCTCATGGTGACCAAGCAGGGCCTCGTGAAGAAGACGGGCCTGTTGGAGTTCCTGGGGACCCGGAGGGCGGGGCTCGTGGCCATCACCCTCAAGCCCGGGGACGAGCTCGTGGCCGTGCGGCTCACGGACGGCAGGCGGGAGGTGATCCTGGGAACCCGGCAGGGGCAGTGCATCCGGTTCCGGGAGGGGGGGGTGCGGGAGATGGGCCGGGCCGCGGGAGGCGTCCTCGGCATCCGGTTGCGGCCGGGGGATGAGGTGGTGGGGGCCGCGGTGGCCGGTGAGAAGCCGGAGATCCTCACGGTGACGGACCAAGGGTTTGCCACCCGTACCCGGGTGGAGGAGTATCGGCTGCAGGCGCGGGGCGGGGCAGGGGTCCGCAACGTGCGGGTGGGCCCAAAGAACGGGCAGGTGGTGGCCATCCGGGGCGTGGGGCCGGAGGACGAGCTCCTCCTGGTCTCGGAGGGTGGGCAGATCCTCCGGACGTCGGTGCGGGAGATCCGCACGGTGGGCAGGGGGGCCCAGGGCGTGCGGGTGATGCGGCTCGGCCCGGGCGACCGGGTGAGCGCGGTGGCCGTGGTGGAGCCGCCGCAGGGATGA
- a CDS encoding HU family DNA-binding protein, translated as MNKEQLVERIAQVAGLSKKDANAALDAALDAIRTALRRGEKVTLVGFGTFQVRERRAREGRNPQTGEKIRIPARKVPAFTAGKELRTAVAGARRR; from the coding sequence ATGAACAAGGAGCAGCTCGTGGAGCGGATCGCGCAGGTCGCCGGCCTCAGCAAGAAGGACGCGAACGCGGCGCTGGACGCGGCGCTGGACGCCATCAGGACGGCCTTGCGACGCGGGGAGAAGGTCACCCTGGTGGGGTTCGGGACCTTCCAGGTGCGGGAGCGGAGGGCCCGGGAGGGCCGGAACCCGCAGACGGGAGAGAAGATCCGGATCCCCGCCCGCAAGGTGCCCGCGTTCACCGCAGGTAAGGAACTCCGGACCGCGGTGGCCGGCGCCCGCCGCCGTTGA
- a CDS encoding FAD-dependent oxidoreductase, whose translation MPDAFAFRPVGSTAGPTVSLWLDEPYEPRPPLRGNLHLPVAVVGGGITGISVAYWLSREGAACCVLERGVVAGGATGRNGGFVQEGTTPGYADLIARFGRGEAKALWAFTVENRERMLQACGEEGIEAEVDPCGSVALASDRQELEELAREVALLSEDGFPVRLLEAEEVAERLGGRPGFAGGMLNPRDIGIHPVRFTRGLAAVAERRGVRIFEGTPVVGIERAGAGWKAVTPSGTVQADRLVLALDAYTENLEAPWARWVRAVRGQVLATAPLPRRLFAHLFYANDGLEYWRQTPTGCVVLGGLRRLYAQEEVGTEDRLHPGVQGALEAYLRGLGVPPPLPVTHRWSGAIGISRDHLPLLGPVPGESGLLLAAGYTGQGLAFAFLAGRMIAEILVTGSTRYPQSLFPGRLAPRT comes from the coding sequence GTGCCGGACGCGTTTGCCTTTCGACCCGTCGGTTCCACCGCAGGCCCCACCGTCTCCCTGTGGCTGGACGAGCCGTATGAGCCCCGACCTCCGCTACGGGGCAACCTCCACCTCCCGGTAGCCGTGGTGGGAGGCGGGATCACGGGGATCTCGGTGGCCTACTGGCTGAGCCGGGAGGGGGCGGCCTGCTGCGTGCTGGAGCGGGGCGTGGTGGCGGGCGGAGCCACCGGCCGGAACGGTGGGTTCGTCCAGGAAGGCACGACTCCGGGGTATGCGGACCTCATCGCCCGGTTCGGTCGGGGTGAGGCCAAGGCGCTCTGGGCCTTCACCGTGGAGAACCGGGAGCGGATGCTGCAGGCCTGCGGGGAGGAGGGGATCGAGGCGGAGGTGGATCCCTGCGGGAGCGTAGCCCTCGCCTCGGATCGCCAGGAGCTCGAGGAGCTCGCCCGGGAGGTGGCCCTGCTCTCCGAGGACGGGTTCCCGGTCCGGCTCCTCGAGGCGGAGGAGGTGGCGGAGCGGCTCGGGGGACGTCCCGGGTTCGCGGGCGGGATGCTCAACCCCCGGGACATCGGCATCCACCCCGTCCGGTTCACCCGGGGGCTCGCGGCGGTGGCGGAGCGCCGCGGGGTCCGGATCTTCGAGGGCACTCCCGTGGTGGGCATCGAGCGGGCAGGAGCGGGGTGGAAGGCGGTAACCCCTTCCGGAACGGTCCAGGCGGACCGGCTGGTCCTTGCCCTGGATGCCTACACGGAGAACCTGGAGGCCCCCTGGGCGAGGTGGGTCCGGGCGGTGCGGGGTCAGGTGCTCGCCACGGCCCCGCTTCCCCGGCGGTTGTTTGCGCACCTGTTTTACGCGAACGACGGGCTTGAGTACTGGCGGCAGACCCCCACGGGCTGCGTGGTGCTGGGCGGACTGCGCCGGCTGTACGCCCAGGAAGAAGTGGGGACGGAGGACCGGCTGCATCCGGGCGTCCAGGGGGCCCTGGAGGCATACCTACGGGGCCTGGGCGTTCCACCGCCCCTCCCCGTCACCCACCGGTGGAGCGGGGCCATCGGCATCAGCAGGGATCACCTGCCTCTCCTTGGGCCGGTTCCGGGCGAATCTGGTCTCCTGCTCGCGGCCGGCTACACCGGGCAGGGGCTCGCCTTCGCCTTCCTCGCAGGTCGCATGATCGCGGAGATCCTGGTGACGGGATCCACCCGGTACCCGCAATCCCTCTTTCCGGGACGTCTGGCCCCCAGGACCTGA
- a CDS encoding ABC transporter permease: MDLSLRGAFRFWQRNLLIFRRIFLTALPENFLEPVLYLVALGVGLGSYLREVDGVPYMAFVATGLAASAAMYGATFECTYNAYVQFAYERAYEAIITTPLSAEDLAVGEVLWGATRSVIYGSAFSAVAALFGAVQSWWSLLLPAVFFVAGLVFSALGLAFTALTPSIDLFTYYFSLWITPQFMFSGIFFPLEALPDWVQRAAWFAPLYHAVRASRAFAFGDPAAAWGDLLWLLLVAAVLLPVPAVLLRRRLVQ, from the coding sequence ATGGACCTTTCGTTGCGGGGTGCGTTCCGGTTCTGGCAGCGCAACCTCCTCATCTTCCGACGGATCTTCCTCACCGCGCTCCCGGAGAACTTCCTGGAGCCCGTGCTGTACCTCGTGGCCCTGGGGGTGGGGCTGGGAAGCTACCTGCGGGAGGTGGACGGGGTTCCGTACATGGCCTTCGTGGCCACGGGGCTCGCGGCCTCCGCGGCCATGTACGGGGCGACCTTCGAGTGTACCTACAACGCCTACGTGCAGTTCGCCTACGAGCGCGCCTACGAGGCCATCATCACCACGCCGCTTTCCGCGGAGGACCTAGCGGTGGGGGAGGTGCTCTGGGGGGCGACCCGCAGCGTGATCTACGGGAGCGCCTTTTCGGCCGTGGCGGCCCTGTTCGGCGCGGTGCAGTCCTGGTGGAGCCTCCTTCTTCCCGCGGTGTTCTTCGTCGCAGGACTGGTGTTCTCCGCACTCGGCCTCGCCTTCACCGCCCTCACCCCCTCCATCGACCTCTTCACGTACTACTTCTCCCTGTGGATCACCCCCCAGTTCATGTTCAGCGGGATCTTCTTCCCGCTGGAGGCCCTCCCCGACTGGGTGCAGCGGGCTGCCTGGTTTGCACCCCTGTACCACGCGGTGCGCGCCTCCCGGGCCTTCGCCTTCGGGGATCCCGCCGCGGCTTGGGGGGACCTCCTCTGGCTCCTTCTCGTGGCGGCCGTCCTCCTCCCCGTCCCCGCGGTGCTGTTGCGGCGCCGCCTCGTCCAGTGA